The following are encoded together in the Bacteroidales bacterium MB20-C3-3 genome:
- a CDS encoding M15 family metallopeptidase, whose protein sequence is MNAKSFKFAVQRVVLIATLAVSLFFTACQSGKDPNPYGLDIIATTEEYLASIEADSANMLTDLEDIIPNLILDIRYADTNNFTGTKIYSAPKAYLRKAVADSLLRIQEELGKEGLGIKIYDAYRPYSATLYFYEVYPDTTFVAAPWKGSIHNRGCAVDLTLVNLSTGEELQMPTPFDEFSEAASHSFIPLDSTILANRSKLLSVMEKFGFTQYDHEWWHYNFANREGMGLLNISFEDLEKLKK, encoded by the coding sequence CGTTCAAAGAGTTGTGCTCATCGCCACCCTGGCGGTGAGCCTCTTTTTTACGGCGTGCCAATCCGGCAAAGATCCAAATCCATACGGACTTGATATTATTGCAACAACTGAAGAATACCTGGCCAGCATTGAGGCAGACAGCGCCAATATGCTCACAGACCTGGAGGATATTATTCCCAATCTTATCCTTGATATCCGTTATGCTGACACAAATAACTTTACAGGCACCAAAATATACTCTGCACCTAAAGCATATCTGAGAAAAGCTGTTGCCGACTCTCTCCTTAGAATACAGGAAGAGCTTGGTAAAGAAGGCCTTGGCATTAAGATTTACGATGCCTACAGGCCCTATTCTGCTACTCTCTATTTCTACGAAGTATATCCGGATACAACATTTGTAGCTGCCCCGTGGAAAGGATCAATACACAACAGAGGTTGCGCAGTTGACCTTACCCTGGTTAACCTTTCAACCGGAGAGGAGTTACAGATGCCTACCCCATTTGATGAGTTCTCAGAGGCTGCTTCACACTCCTTTATTCCACTGGATAGCACTATCCTTGCCAACAGGAGCAAACTTCTCTCAGTTATGGAGAAATTCGGATTTACACAATATGATCACGAGTGGTGGCACTATAATTTTGCCAACAGGGAGGGGATGGGATTACTTAATATTTCATTTGAAGATCTTGAAAAATTAAAGAAATGA